The Apus apus isolate bApuApu2 chromosome 20, bApuApu2.pri.cur, whole genome shotgun sequence genome includes a region encoding these proteins:
- the HTR6 gene encoding 5-hydroxytryptamine receptor 6, translating to MEGGSGAPNSSLLGERSALVGSSWVAAFLCFIILLTTAGNFLLILLIVTQRSLRNTSNYFLVSLFMSDLMVGLVVMPPAMLNQLYGRWVLRGDFCSLWYSFDVMCCSASILNLCLISLDRYLLIISPLKYKLRMTSCRALWLILATWTLAALASFLPIKMGWHRLDFEVQSPNVTSRGDEEQCRLLVSLPYALVASCLTFFLPSAAISFTYCRILLAARKQAVQVASLASNVATTTTSDETTSQVPCAPSQPVAGNEGRRFTNKHSKKALKASLTLGILLGMFFVAWLPFFITNVTQAVCGCVPAGFFDVLTWLGYCNSTMNPIIYPLFMRDFKRAMGKYLPCCRRAGEPHPSAISFSMRNSNSGARAATSLKNVLTLQAETDSLESGVLGHEHNLLPAAHSSLALPAPRPCLLNHFDVEPSDTELQPKCLGTPVA from the exons ATGGAGGGTGGTTCGGGGGCCCCCAACTCCAGCTTGCTGGGGGAGCGCTCGGCActggtggggagcagctgggtggcTGCCTTCCTCTGCTTCATCATCCTGCTGACCACGGCGgggaatttcctcctcatcctcctcatcGTCACCCAGCGCTCCCTCCGCAACACTTCCAACTACTTCCTGGTTTCCCTTTTCATGTCCGACCTGATGGTGGGGCTGGTGGTCATGCCCCCAGCCATGCTCAACCAGTTGTACGGCCGCTGGGTGCTGCGGGGTGACTTCTGCTCCCTCTGGTACTCCTTCGATGTCATGTGCTGCAGCGCCTCCATCCTCAACCTCTGCCTCATCAGCCTGGACCGCTACCTGCTCATCATCTCCCCCCTCAAGTACAAGCTGAGGATGACCTCCTGCAGAGCCCTCTGGCTCATCCTGGCCACCTGGACCTTGGCTGCTCTGGCCTCCTTCCTACCCATCAAGATGGGTTGGCACAGGCTGGATTTTGAAGTCCAGTCCCCAAATGTCACCTCCCGAGGGGATGAGGAGCAGTGCAGGCTGCTGGTCAGCTTGCCCTATGCCTTGGTGGCCTCCTGCCTgactttcttcctcccttctgctGCCATCTCCTTCACCTACTGCCGCATCCTCCTGGCAGCCCGCAAGCAAGCAGTGCAGGTGGCTTCCCTTGCCTCCAACgtggccaccaccaccacctccgATGAGACCACATCACAG gttcccTGTGCCCCGAGCCAGCCCGTGGCTGGCAATGAGGGCAGGAGGTTCACCAACAAGCACAGCAAGAAGGCTCTGAAGGCCAGCCTGACACTGGGCATCCTCCTGGGCATGTTCTTTGTGGCTTGGCTCCCCTTCTTCATCACCAATGTGACTCAG GCAGTGTGTGGCTGTGTCCCAGCTGGCTTCTTTGACGTGCTCACCTGGCTGGGGTACTGCAACAGCACCATGAACCCCATCATCTACCCACTCTTCATGAGGGACTTCAAGAGGGCCATGGGCAAATACCTGCCCTGCTGCCGGCGTGCGGGGGAGCCCCATCCCAGCGCCATCTCCTTCTCCATGAGGAACTCCAACAGTGGAGCCCGCGCTGCCACCTCCCTCAAGAATGTCCTCACCTTACAGGCAGAGACTGACTCGCTGGAGTCTGGGGTGCTGGGACACGAGCACAatctgctgccagctgcccacAGTTCCCTGGCCCTCCCAGCCCCCAGGCCCTGCCTGCTCAACCACTTCGATGTGGAGCCTTCGGACACGGAGCTGCAGCCCAAGTGTCTTGGCACCCCCGTGGCCTAA
- the NBL1 gene encoding neuroblastoma suppressor of tumorigenicity 1 isoform X1 produces the protein MRQPPGTAGLSRGPGPHGMDGPAVAWVKCLVSKWLGAAVGWMVGTWPPSCRTLAELAMMLRLVVSALFPALLLAAPPPINKLALFPDKSAWCEAKNITQIVGHSGCESKSIQNRACLGQCFSYSVPNTFPQSTESLVHCDSCMPAQSMWEIVTLDCPGNEEIPRVDKLVEKILHCSCQACGKEPSHEGALFNVYLNAEENMPAEGPSPHHYAHHQQEVEEPPASSHHHHEEESEE, from the exons ATGCGGCAGCCGCCGGGCACCGCCGGGCTCTCCCGCGGCCCCGGACCCCATGGGATGGATGGACCCGCCGTCGCCTGGGTG aaGTGTTTGGTTTCCAAatggctgggagcagctgtgggCTGGATGGTGGGAACATGGCCTCCGAG CTGTAGGACTCTGGCAGAGCTGGCCATGATGTTACGCCTGGTGGTCAGTGCCCTCTTCCCAGCgctgctcctggctgccccaCCACCCATCAACAAACTCGCCCTCTTCCCGGACAAGAGCGCCTGGTGTGAGGCAAAGAACATCACCCAGATTGTGGGGCACAGTGGCTGCGAGTCCAAGTCCATCCAGAACAG GGCCTGTCTGGGACAGTGTTTCAGCTACAGTGTCCCCAACACCTTCCCTCAGTCCACGGAGTCCCTGGTTCACTGTGACTCCTGCATGCCAGCCCAGTCCATGTGGGAAATC gtGACACTGGACTGTCCAGGCAATGAGGAGATCCCCAGGGTGGACAAGCTGGTGGAGAAGATACTTCACTGTAGCTGCCAGGCTTGTGGGAAGGAGCCCAGCCATGAGGGAGCCCTGTTCAATGTCTACCTGAATGCAGAGGAGAACATGCCCGCTGAAGGTCCCAGCCCCCACCACTATGCCCACCACCAACAGGAGGTGGAAGAacctcctgcctccagccaccaccaccacgaGGAAGAGAGCGAGGAGTGA
- the NBL1 gene encoding neuroblastoma suppressor of tumorigenicity 1 isoform X2 produces MGWMDPPSPGCCRTLAELAMMLRLVVSALFPALLLAAPPPINKLALFPDKSAWCEAKNITQIVGHSGCESKSIQNRACLGQCFSYSVPNTFPQSTESLVHCDSCMPAQSMWEIVTLDCPGNEEIPRVDKLVEKILHCSCQACGKEPSHEGALFNVYLNAEENMPAEGPSPHHYAHHQQEVEEPPASSHHHHEEESEE; encoded by the exons ATGGGATGGATGGACCCGCCGTCGCCTGGGTG CTGTAGGACTCTGGCAGAGCTGGCCATGATGTTACGCCTGGTGGTCAGTGCCCTCTTCCCAGCgctgctcctggctgccccaCCACCCATCAACAAACTCGCCCTCTTCCCGGACAAGAGCGCCTGGTGTGAGGCAAAGAACATCACCCAGATTGTGGGGCACAGTGGCTGCGAGTCCAAGTCCATCCAGAACAG GGCCTGTCTGGGACAGTGTTTCAGCTACAGTGTCCCCAACACCTTCCCTCAGTCCACGGAGTCCCTGGTTCACTGTGACTCCTGCATGCCAGCCCAGTCCATGTGGGAAATC gtGACACTGGACTGTCCAGGCAATGAGGAGATCCCCAGGGTGGACAAGCTGGTGGAGAAGATACTTCACTGTAGCTGCCAGGCTTGTGGGAAGGAGCCCAGCCATGAGGGAGCCCTGTTCAATGTCTACCTGAATGCAGAGGAGAACATGCCCGCTGAAGGTCCCAGCCCCCACCACTATGCCCACCACCAACAGGAGGTGGAAGAacctcctgcctccagccaccaccaccacgaGGAAGAGAGCGAGGAGTGA
- the NBL1 gene encoding neuroblastoma suppressor of tumorigenicity 1 isoform X3 — MMLRLVVSALFPALLLAAPPPINKLALFPDKSAWCEAKNITQIVGHSGCESKSIQNRACLGQCFSYSVPNTFPQSTESLVHCDSCMPAQSMWEIVTLDCPGNEEIPRVDKLVEKILHCSCQACGKEPSHEGALFNVYLNAEENMPAEGPSPHHYAHHQQEVEEPPASSHHHHEEESEE, encoded by the exons ATGATGTTACGCCTGGTGGTCAGTGCCCTCTTCCCAGCgctgctcctggctgccccaCCACCCATCAACAAACTCGCCCTCTTCCCGGACAAGAGCGCCTGGTGTGAGGCAAAGAACATCACCCAGATTGTGGGGCACAGTGGCTGCGAGTCCAAGTCCATCCAGAACAG GGCCTGTCTGGGACAGTGTTTCAGCTACAGTGTCCCCAACACCTTCCCTCAGTCCACGGAGTCCCTGGTTCACTGTGACTCCTGCATGCCAGCCCAGTCCATGTGGGAAATC gtGACACTGGACTGTCCAGGCAATGAGGAGATCCCCAGGGTGGACAAGCTGGTGGAGAAGATACTTCACTGTAGCTGCCAGGCTTGTGGGAAGGAGCCCAGCCATGAGGGAGCCCTGTTCAATGTCTACCTGAATGCAGAGGAGAACATGCCCGCTGAAGGTCCCAGCCCCCACCACTATGCCCACCACCAACAGGAGGTGGAAGAacctcctgcctccagccaccaccaccacgaGGAAGAGAGCGAGGAGTGA